One genomic segment of Acidimicrobiales bacterium includes these proteins:
- the carB gene encoding carbamoyl-phosphate synthase large subunit codes for MPRRDDLHSILLIGSGPIVIGQACEFDYSGTQACRILREEGYRVILANSNPATIMTDPDFADATYVEPLDVEVLERIIEREAPDALLPTLGGQTALNLAMELAGSGVLERHGVELIGADATAIATAEDRELFKQAMAEIGLDAPPSATAHTLDEAVAVAERIGLPVVIRPAYILGGKGTGIASEPEEFRRKAALGLEASPINEILVEKSIAGWKEFELEVMRDRADNCVIVCSIENLDPMGVHTGDSITVAPAQTLSDVEYQRMRDAAFACIRRVGVETGGSNVQFAVNPEDGHMVVIEMNPRVSRSSALASKATGFPIAKIAARLAVGYTLDEIDNDITKKTPASFEPTIDYVVTKIPRWAFEKFPGTSDVLGTQMQSVGEVMAIGRTFPESLQKGLRSLEQGRLGLNADPAEAQYDEVPLDELLARAAVGTPERIFQLEACLRRGLGVDEVYAATRVDPWFLDQMLAVTEERAHLESIGPDAMTRALWRRAKRLGFSDAQLAHLWGRSEREVRAARVAAGVVPTYKTVDTCAAEFEASTPYHYSTYEDTDEVAPSDREKVVILGSGPNRIGQGIEFDYCCVHASFALRNAGYETIMVNCNPETVSTDYDTSDRLYFEPLTYEDVMNVIEAERPVGVVVSLGGQTPLKLANDLPPELVVGTAPASIDAAEDRERWSALCARLEIPQPAGGTAADLAAALAITERIGYPALVRPSYVLGGRAMVIVYDDDGLGDAMAELAGFGSLGKEGGLSAERPVLVDRFLEDATEVDVDALRDRDGNVLIGGIMEHVEEAGVHSGDSACVLPPHTLSAETIEVLTDYTGRIAAALDVVGLINVQYAVKHGQVFVIEANPRASRTVPFVAKATGVPLAKIASRLMLGATLDGLRAEGLVRDPVRGDHHSVKEAVLPFNRFPDADAVLGPEMRSTGEVMGIDLTVGLAFAKAQLAAGNRLPDAGTVFLSLADRDKAVGVQAAHLFRSMGFALAATSGTAAHLRDHGVEVAVDVAKLGEPDGRDAVELIESGQVDLVINSPRGRGPRSDGAHIRAAAGAQKVPLLTTAAAGAAAAAGMADRARHALQVRPLQEYLRGVGAHELEPRADQPTLPDLR; via the coding sequence CACCCTCGGCGGCCAGACCGCCCTCAACCTGGCCATGGAGCTCGCCGGGTCCGGCGTCCTCGAACGCCACGGCGTCGAGCTCATCGGCGCCGACGCCACCGCCATCGCCACCGCCGAGGACCGCGAGCTGTTCAAGCAGGCCATGGCCGAGATCGGCCTCGACGCCCCACCGTCGGCCACCGCCCACACCCTCGACGAGGCCGTCGCCGTGGCCGAGCGCATCGGGCTGCCCGTCGTCATCCGCCCCGCCTACATCCTCGGCGGGAAGGGCACCGGCATCGCCTCCGAGCCCGAGGAGTTCCGGCGCAAGGCGGCGCTGGGGCTCGAGGCCAGCCCGATCAACGAGATCCTCGTCGAGAAGTCGATCGCCGGGTGGAAGGAGTTCGAGCTCGAGGTCATGCGTGACCGGGCCGACAACTGCGTGATCGTCTGCTCGATCGAGAACCTCGATCCGATGGGCGTGCACACCGGCGACTCGATCACCGTCGCCCCCGCCCAGACGCTCTCCGACGTCGAGTACCAGCGCATGCGCGACGCCGCCTTCGCCTGCATCCGCCGTGTCGGCGTGGAGACCGGCGGGTCCAACGTGCAGTTCGCGGTGAACCCCGAGGACGGCCACATGGTCGTCATCGAGATGAACCCGCGGGTGAGCCGCTCCTCGGCGCTGGCGTCGAAGGCCACCGGGTTCCCGATCGCCAAGATCGCCGCCCGCCTCGCCGTCGGCTACACCCTCGACGAGATCGACAACGACATCACGAAGAAGACCCCCGCCAGCTTCGAGCCGACCATCGACTACGTCGTCACCAAGATCCCGCGGTGGGCCTTCGAGAAGTTCCCGGGCACCTCCGACGTGCTCGGCACCCAGATGCAGTCCGTCGGCGAGGTCATGGCCATCGGCCGCACCTTCCCGGAGTCGCTCCAGAAGGGCCTGCGCTCCCTCGAGCAGGGGCGCCTGGGCCTCAACGCCGACCCCGCCGAGGCCCAGTACGACGAGGTGCCCCTCGACGAGCTGCTCGCCCGGGCGGCCGTCGGCACCCCCGAGCGGATCTTCCAGCTCGAGGCGTGCCTGCGCCGCGGTCTCGGGGTCGACGAGGTGTACGCGGCCACCCGGGTCGACCCGTGGTTCCTCGACCAGATGCTGGCCGTCACCGAGGAGCGGGCCCACCTCGAGTCGATCGGGCCCGACGCCATGACCCGGGCCCTGTGGCGGCGGGCCAAGCGGCTCGGGTTCTCCGACGCCCAGCTCGCCCACCTGTGGGGCCGCAGCGAGCGCGAGGTGCGCGCCGCTCGTGTCGCCGCCGGGGTGGTCCCGACCTACAAGACCGTCGACACCTGCGCCGCCGAGTTCGAGGCCTCCACGCCGTACCACTACTCGACCTACGAGGACACCGACGAGGTGGCGCCCAGCGACCGGGAGAAGGTGGTGATCCTCGGATCGGGGCCCAACCGCATCGGCCAGGGCATCGAGTTCGACTACTGCTGCGTGCACGCCAGCTTCGCCCTGCGCAACGCCGGCTACGAGACGATCATGGTGAACTGCAACCCCGAGACGGTCTCGACCGACTACGACACCTCCGACCGTCTCTACTTCGAGCCGCTCACGTACGAGGACGTCATGAACGTCATCGAGGCGGAGCGCCCCGTCGGCGTCGTGGTGTCGCTCGGGGGGCAGACCCCGCTGAAGCTGGCCAACGACCTCCCCCCGGAGCTGGTGGTGGGCACCGCGCCCGCCTCCATCGACGCCGCCGAGGACCGCGAGCGCTGGAGCGCCCTGTGCGCCCGTCTCGAGATCCCCCAGCCCGCCGGTGGGACGGCGGCCGATCTCGCCGCCGCGCTGGCCATCACCGAGCGCATCGGCTACCCCGCACTCGTGCGGCCGAGCTACGTGCTCGGCGGGCGGGCCATGGTCATCGTCTACGACGACGACGGACTGGGCGACGCCATGGCCGAGCTGGCCGGGTTCGGCAGCCTCGGCAAGGAGGGCGGGCTCTCCGCCGAGCGGCCCGTCCTCGTCGACCGCTTCCTCGAGGACGCCACCGAGGTCGACGTCGACGCGCTCCGCGACCGCGACGGCAACGTGCTCATCGGCGGGATCATGGAGCACGTCGAGGAGGCCGGCGTGCACTCCGGCGACTCGGCGTGCGTGCTCCCGCCCCACACCCTCTCGGCCGAGACGATCGAGGTGCTCACCGACTACACGGGGCGCATCGCCGCCGCCCTGGACGTCGTCGGGCTCATCAACGTGCAGTACGCCGTGAAGCACGGGCAGGTCTTCGTCATCGAGGCCAACCCCCGGGCCAGCCGCACGGTGCCCTTCGTGGCCAAGGCCACCGGGGTGCCGTTGGCCAAGATCGCCAGCCGCCTCATGCTCGGGGCCACCCTCGACGGGCTGCGGGCCGAGGGTCTCGTGCGCGACCCGGTCCGCGGCGACCACCACTCGGTGAAGGAGGCCGTCCTGCCCTTCAACCGGTTCCCCGACGCCGACGCCGTGCTCGGTCCGGAGATGCGCTCGACCGGCGAGGTGATGGGGATCGACCTCACCGTCGGGCTGGCCTTCGCCAAGGCCCAGCTCGCCGCCGGCAACCGCCTGCCCGACGCCGGGACGGTGTTCCTGTCCCTCGCCGACCGCGACAAGGCCGTCGGGGTGCAGGCCGCCCATCTCTTCCGCTCGATGGGCTTCGCCCTCGCCGCCACCAGCGGCACCGCCGCCCACCTGCGCGACCACGGCGTCGAGGTGGCCGTCGACGTCGCCAAGCTGGGGGAGCCCGACGGGCGCGACGCCGTGGAGCTCATCGAGAGCGGCCAGGTCGACCTGGTGATCAACAGCCCGCGGGGCCGGGGCCCTCGCAGCGACGGTGCCCACATCCGCGCCGCCGCCGGCGCCCAGAAGGTGCCGCTGCTCACCACCGCGGCGGCGGGGGCGGCTGCCGCCGCGGGGATGGCGGACCGGGCCCGCCACGCCCTGCAGGTCCGGCCGCTCCAGGAGTACCTGCGCGGCGTGGGGGCTCACGAGCTCGAGCCCCGCGCCGACCAGCCGACCCTGCCCGACCTGCGGTGA
- a CDS encoding dihydroorotate dehydrogenase, producing MSPLRRRPSPPPGPPVDLTTTIGSVTLPNPVLTASGTAGHGDELAAYVDLASIGAVVVKSLSPEPWAGNPAPRVHETPAGMLNSVGLQGPGVSRWLEDELPAVLATGARVVASIWGRSVDDYRRAGELLADAEGVVAVEVNVSCPNLEDRNRMFAHAAGSTAEAVAAAAACGRPMWAKLSPNVSDLVPIAVAAHDAGAEAVVLVNTVLGMAIDPETRRPRLGGGGGGLSGPAIHPVAVRAVHDVHAARPELPIVGVGGVARGVDAVELMLAGASAVEVGTATFADPRSVTRVRDELEEWCRSHGVRAVRDLIGDAHGR from the coding sequence GTGAGCCCGCTGCGTCGGCGGCCCTCGCCGCCCCCCGGTCCGCCCGTCGACCTCACCACCACCATCGGGTCGGTCACCCTCCCCAACCCCGTGCTCACCGCCTCGGGCACCGCCGGGCACGGCGACGAGCTGGCCGCCTACGTCGACCTCGCGTCCATCGGGGCGGTGGTCGTCAAGTCGCTCTCGCCCGAGCCGTGGGCCGGGAACCCCGCCCCCCGGGTCCACGAGACCCCGGCGGGGATGCTCAACAGCGTCGGGCTCCAGGGCCCCGGGGTGTCGAGGTGGCTCGAGGACGAGCTGCCCGCGGTGCTCGCCACCGGTGCGCGGGTGGTGGCCAGCATCTGGGGTCGGTCGGTCGACGACTACCGCCGCGCCGGCGAGCTCCTCGCCGACGCCGAAGGGGTGGTGGCCGTCGAGGTCAACGTCTCGTGCCCCAACCTCGAGGACCGCAACCGCATGTTCGCCCACGCCGCCGGGTCCACCGCCGAGGCGGTCGCCGCCGCCGCGGCGTGCGGGCGGCCGATGTGGGCCAAGTTGAGCCCCAATGTCAGCGATCTGGTCCCCATCGCCGTCGCCGCCCACGACGCCGGGGCCGAGGCCGTCGTGCTGGTGAACACCGTGCTGGGGATGGCCATCGACCCCGAGACCCGCCGGCCCCGCCTGGGCGGGGGAGGGGGCGGCCTCTCCGGTCCCGCCATCCACCCCGTGGCGGTCCGCGCCGTCCACGACGTCCACGCCGCCCGACCCGAGCTCCCCATCGTCGGGGTGGGGGGCGTGGCCCGGGGGGTCGACGCCGTCGAACTGATGCTGGCCGGGGCCAGCGCCGTCGAGGTCGGCACGGCCACCTTCGCCGACCCGCGCAGCGTGACCCGGGTGCGCGACGAGCTCGAGGAGTGGTGCCGGTCCCACGGGGTCCGCGCCGTCCGCGACCTGATCGGGGACGCCCATGGCCGCTGA
- the pyrF gene encoding orotidine-5'-phosphate decarboxylase has protein sequence MAAEDALDLSAGAPPEVRAGLALALDVDDLVEAIRLARLLSPWFGVAKVGLELYSAAGPDSIAALVDQGMVVFADLKLLDIPTTVAKAARVMGSLGAGYLTLHTRAGVDHLRAGVEGLAEGAAAVGLPAPTALGVTVLTSEAADPGALVERLGVAVEAGAGGLVCAASDLGEAARLAPGLVRVVPGIRPAGVGADDQARPATPAAAIAGGADLLVVGRAVTRDADPRAAAAALAAEVLAARRPAPRR, from the coding sequence ATGGCCGCTGAGGACGCCCTCGACCTCTCCGCCGGCGCGCCGCCCGAGGTGCGGGCCGGCCTGGCCCTCGCCCTCGACGTCGATGACCTGGTCGAGGCCATCCGGCTCGCCCGCCTGCTGTCCCCGTGGTTCGGTGTGGCCAAGGTCGGCCTCGAGCTCTACAGCGCCGCCGGGCCCGACTCGATCGCCGCGCTCGTCGACCAGGGCATGGTCGTGTTCGCCGACCTGAAGCTGCTCGACATCCCGACGACCGTGGCGAAGGCCGCCCGTGTCATGGGCTCGCTGGGGGCCGGCTACCTGACGCTGCACACCCGGGCCGGGGTCGACCACCTCCGGGCCGGCGTGGAGGGCCTGGCGGAGGGGGCGGCGGCGGTCGGCCTGCCCGCGCCGACCGCCCTCGGCGTGACGGTGCTCACCAGCGAGGCGGCCGACCCCGGAGCGCTCGTCGAGCGCCTGGGGGTGGCCGTGGAGGCCGGGGCGGGCGGTCTGGTGTGCGCGGCGTCCGACCTCGGCGAGGCGGCGCGGCTCGCTCCCGGGCTCGTCCGGGTCGTCCCGGGGATCCGACCGGCAGGGGTGGGCGCGGACGACCAGGCCCGTCCCGCCACCCCGGCGGCGGCCATCGCCGGCGGGGCCGACCTGTTGGTGGTGGGCCGGGCCGTCACCCGCGACGCCGATCCCCGCGCCGCCGCCGCAGCGCTCGCCGCCGAGGTGCTCGCCGCCCGGCGGCCGGCCCCCCGCCGTTGA
- a CDS encoding LLM class flavin-dependent oxidoreductase, translated as MEFAVFLNGYTPGPAAHDTDLEHLELMREMEYAITADKHNWKYVWLGEHHALTEYSHLSAPEVMMGYIAANTDYIHIGTAINSLSPRKEHPVRFAERAAMLDHVTDRRFEWGTGRGAGSHEMATFNILDKDSTKPEWNEVVREVPRMWEQTDYEHHGESFTVPYPHNVLPKPYGQGHPPIWVACGNPGTFTTAGEMGIGAIAFNFEPIFALRGRIDAYKEGVANCTDPIGQFKNDNVMITNSVIVADTREEARQIALRKGRGYLVSMVNLYHDTMPKSPDAITWPSPPMSLHDIVQDPNIDADELLDGIITAGHMLCGTVDEVSEQIAAWGDVGMDQLAFGLPIEGMYHEEILATLELFGDKVIPEFDKDRTHSTDRYRATAQPKWGRFTQPLPDIEWPTVLPESALAPLPN; from the coding sequence ATGGAATTCGCAGTGTTCCTGAACGGCTACACCCCGGGCCCCGCGGCCCACGACACCGACCTCGAGCACCTCGAGCTCATGCGGGAGATGGAGTACGCCATCACCGCCGACAAGCACAACTGGAAGTACGTCTGGCTGGGCGAGCACCACGCCCTCACCGAGTACTCCCACCTGTCGGCGCCCGAGGTGATGATGGGCTACATCGCCGCCAACACCGACTACATCCACATCGGCACGGCGATCAACAGCCTCTCCCCGCGCAAGGAGCACCCGGTCCGCTTCGCCGAGCGCGCCGCCATGCTCGACCACGTCACCGACCGCCGGTTCGAGTGGGGCACCGGACGCGGCGCCGGCTCCCACGAGATGGCCACCTTCAACATCCTCGACAAGGACTCCACCAAGCCGGAGTGGAACGAGGTCGTCCGCGAGGTCCCGCGCATGTGGGAGCAGACCGACTACGAGCACCACGGCGAGTCGTTCACCGTGCCCTACCCCCACAACGTGCTGCCCAAGCCCTACGGCCAGGGCCACCCGCCCATCTGGGTGGCGTGCGGCAACCCCGGCACCTTCACCACCGCCGGCGAGATGGGCATCGGCGCCATCGCCTTCAACTTCGAGCCGATCTTCGCCCTCCGGGGCCGCATCGACGCCTACAAGGAAGGCGTCGCCAACTGCACGGACCCGATCGGGCAGTTCAAGAACGACAACGTGATGATCACCAACTCCGTGATCGTCGCCGACACCCGTGAGGAGGCCCGGCAGATCGCGCTGCGCAAGGGCCGGGGGTACCTCGTCAGCATGGTGAACCTGTACCACGACACCATGCCGAAGTCCCCCGACGCCATCACCTGGCCGAGCCCGCCGATGTCGCTGCACGACATCGTCCAGGACCCCAACATCGACGCCGACGAACTGCTCGACGGCATCATCACCGCCGGCCACATGCTGTGCGGCACCGTCGACGAGGTCAGCGAGCAGATCGCGGCCTGGGGCGACGTCGGCATGGACCAGCTCGCCTTCGGCCTGCCCATCGAGGGCATGTACCACGAGGAGATCCTGGCCACCCTGGAGCTCTTCGGCGACAAGGTCATCCCCGAGTTCGACAAGGACCGGACCCACTCGACCGACCGGTACCGGGCCACCGCCCAGCCGAAGTGGGGCCGCTTCACCCAGCCCCTCCCCGACATCGAGTGGCCGACCGTGCTGCCCGAGTCGGCGCTGGCCCCGCTGCCCAACTGA
- a CDS encoding TetR/AcrR family transcriptional regulator, protein MPRDSTATKERLRREAERLFARRGLYRVTLREITDAAEQRNVSAVSYHFGSREGLLAAILARHGDPTDAARGELRARLADPAPTRDLVASLVVPYTANLATPDGRDYVRIVAQLAEGFLDWRRPAAGTGPHLRAILGELEERGPALPAEVRRERVIELIMLMTSATAQRARLVESRRPVELADDGFVTNLADVLVGVLEAPALGPLTSVFGLGPNPVAAGGAPMVQAGGHRPGR, encoded by the coding sequence GTGCCCCGCGACAGCACCGCCACCAAGGAGCGCCTCCGGCGCGAGGCCGAGCGCCTCTTCGCGCGGCGGGGGCTGTACCGCGTCACCCTGCGGGAGATCACCGACGCCGCCGAGCAGCGCAACGTGTCGGCGGTGAGCTACCACTTCGGTTCCCGAGAGGGGCTCCTGGCGGCCATCCTCGCCCGCCACGGTGACCCCACCGACGCGGCGAGGGGCGAGCTGCGGGCCCGCCTCGCCGACCCGGCTCCCACCCGCGACCTCGTCGCCTCGCTGGTCGTCCCGTACACCGCCAACCTGGCCACCCCCGACGGACGGGACTACGTGCGCATCGTCGCCCAGCTCGCCGAGGGCTTCCTCGACTGGCGGCGGCCCGCCGCCGGCACTGGGCCCCACCTGCGGGCGATCCTCGGCGAGCTCGAGGAGCGGGGCCCGGCGCTCCCCGCCGAGGTACGTCGTGAGCGCGTCATCGAGTTGATCATGTTGATGACCTCGGCCACCGCCCAGCGGGCCCGTCTCGTCGAGTCGCGTCGGCCCGTCGAGCTCGCCGACGACGGGTTCGTCACCAACCTCGCCGACGTGCTCGTCGGCGTGCTCGAGGCCCCCGCCCTCGGTCCCCTGACGTCGGTGTTCGGTCTCGGGCCGAACCCGGTCGCGGCCGGCGGGGCCCCCATGGTCCAGGCCGGGGGCCATCGGCCAGGGCGCTAG
- a CDS encoding integration host factor, which yields MPLPPTLTDEQRKAALAKAGEARRARAELKERLKMGSLDLGELLAMADTDDMVAGIKVLAVLESLPGVGKVTARRTMEEIGIAESRRLRGLGAQQRKALLAAFPS from the coding sequence ATGCCGCTGCCTCCCACCCTCACCGACGAGCAACGCAAGGCCGCGCTGGCGAAGGCCGGCGAGGCCCGCAGGGCGCGGGCCGAGCTCAAGGAGCGCCTGAAGATGGGTTCGCTCGACCTCGGCGAGCTGCTCGCCATGGCCGACACCGACGACATGGTCGCCGGCATCAAGGTGCTCGCCGTCCTCGAGTCCCTGCCGGGCGTCGGCAAGGTCACCGCCCGGCGCACCATGGAGGAGATCGGCATCGCCGAGTCCCGACGCCTCCGCGGGCTCGGCGCACAGCAGCGCAAGGCGCTGCTGGCCGCGTTCCCGTCCTGA
- a CDS encoding guanylate kinase — translation MIVVVCGPGGVGKGTVVSRLVAEDPSLWVSRSWTTRPPRPGEDPEAYRFVDRATFLAHVDAGGFLEHAEFLGHLYGTPWPDADREGDVILEIEVQGAAQVLERDPTALVVLLEPPSAEEQAARLRGRGDTEEAIAERVAVGAGEMEEGRRLGGVRIVNDDLAATVEAVRGVIVDARARRARS, via the coding sequence TTGATCGTCGTCGTCTGCGGGCCGGGGGGCGTCGGCAAGGGCACCGTGGTGTCGCGCCTCGTCGCCGAGGACCCCTCACTGTGGGTCTCACGCTCCTGGACCACCCGTCCACCGCGGCCCGGTGAGGACCCCGAGGCCTACCGCTTCGTCGACCGCGCCACCTTCCTCGCCCACGTCGACGCAGGCGGGTTCCTCGAGCACGCCGAGTTCCTCGGCCACCTCTACGGCACCCCGTGGCCCGACGCCGACCGGGAGGGCGACGTCATCCTCGAGATCGAGGTCCAGGGCGCCGCCCAGGTGCTCGAGCGCGACCCCACGGCCCTCGTCGTCCTGCTCGAACCGCCCTCCGCGGAGGAGCAGGCCGCCCGCCTGCGGGGTCGTGGGGACACCGAGGAGGCCATCGCCGAGCGGGTGGCCGTCGGCGCCGGCGAGATGGAGGAGGGCCGGCGGCTCGGGGGCGTGCGGATCGTCAACGACGACCTCGCCGCCACCGTCGAGGCCGTCCGCGGCGTCATCGTCGACGCCCGGGCGCGGCGCGCCCGCTCCTGA
- the rpoZ gene encoding DNA-directed RNA polymerase subunit omega: MAQIHDSMIEPRIEELLSKVDSKFTLVTLGATRARQINAYFGQLQDGATNNVPPQVTSVARKPLSIAFEEIAADKIVPERIVEEELGEVELDLVEVDGDPAE, from the coding sequence GTGGCCCAGATCCATGACTCGATGATCGAACCCCGCATCGAGGAGCTCCTGTCCAAGGTCGACTCCAAGTTCACCCTCGTCACGCTGGGCGCCACCCGGGCCCGCCAGATCAACGCCTACTTCGGCCAGCTCCAGGACGGCGCCACCAACAACGTGCCGCCCCAGGTCACCTCGGTGGCCCGCAAGCCGCTCTCCATCGCCTTCGAGGAGATCGCCGCCGACAAGATCGTCCCGGAGCGCATCGTCGAAGAGGAGCTGGGCGAGGTCGAGCTCGACCTCGTCGAGGTCGACGGCGACCCGGCCGAGTGA
- the coaBC gene encoding bifunctional phosphopantothenoylcysteine decarboxylase/phosphopantothenate--cysteine ligase CoaBC gives MNLAGRRIVLGVTGGIAAYKAVEICRRLVDAGAHVAPVLTEGATRFVGEVTFSALASEPVQTSLWDEDSPIPHTRLGQGADLVLVAPATARLLAAYAHGLSDDLLTATLLATRAPVVVCPAMHTEMWEHPAVQDNLEVLRARGVHVVPPGEGRLAGGDVGAGRLAEPDDVLAAVHAALSTRPADLAGTHVLVTAGGTREAIDPVRVISNRSSGKQGYALAAEAAERGARVTLVTTVDRPVPPGVEVVDVVSAADMQAVVVPAAADADVVVMAAAVADFRPARRAPQKLKKDEFGADGPPAIVLEATHDFLVDLGASKPAGQVLVGFAAETADVEANARAKLERKRLDLIVANDVAAPGAGFEHDTNAVVLLGADGMRQDVPLTDKRSVARAVLDAVVALRGATPHESTDESRADARSEEQQ, from the coding sequence GTGAACCTGGCCGGACGCCGCATCGTCCTCGGCGTCACCGGGGGGATCGCCGCCTACAAGGCCGTCGAGATCTGCCGTCGCCTCGTCGACGCCGGCGCCCACGTGGCGCCCGTGCTCACCGAGGGGGCCACCCGCTTCGTGGGCGAGGTCACCTTCTCCGCGCTGGCGTCGGAGCCCGTGCAGACCTCGCTGTGGGACGAGGACAGCCCGATCCCGCACACCCGTCTCGGCCAGGGCGCCGACCTGGTCCTCGTCGCCCCGGCCACGGCCCGCCTCCTCGCCGCCTACGCCCACGGGCTGTCCGACGACCTGTTGACCGCCACCCTGCTCGCCACCCGGGCCCCGGTGGTGGTGTGCCCGGCCATGCACACCGAGATGTGGGAGCACCCGGCGGTGCAGGACAACCTCGAGGTGCTCCGGGCCCGCGGCGTGCACGTCGTCCCTCCCGGAGAGGGACGCCTCGCCGGCGGTGACGTCGGGGCCGGTCGCCTCGCCGAGCCCGACGACGTCCTCGCCGCAGTCCACGCCGCCCTGTCCACCCGCCCCGCCGATCTGGCCGGCACCCACGTGCTCGTCACCGCCGGGGGCACCCGAGAGGCCATCGACCCGGTGCGGGTCATCTCCAACCGGTCCTCCGGCAAGCAGGGCTACGCGCTGGCCGCCGAGGCCGCCGAGCGCGGGGCCCGGGTCACCCTCGTCACCACCGTCGACCGCCCGGTGCCCCCCGGGGTCGAGGTCGTCGACGTGGTCAGCGCCGCCGACATGCAGGCCGTCGTCGTGCCCGCGGCCGCCGACGCCGACGTGGTGGTGATGGCCGCCGCGGTCGCCGACTTCCGTCCCGCCCGTCGGGCCCCCCAGAAGCTGAAGAAGGACGAGTTCGGCGCCGACGGACCCCCGGCGATCGTCCTCGAGGCGACCCACGACTTCCTGGTCGACCTCGGGGCGTCCAAGCCCGCCGGCCAGGTCCTCGTCGGGTTCGCCGCGGAGACCGCCGACGTCGAGGCCAACGCCCGGGCCAAGCTCGAGCGCAAGCGCCTCGACCTGATCGTGGCCAACGACGTCGCCGCCCCGGGAGCCGGGTTCGAGCACGACACCAACGCCGTCGTGCTGCTCGGCGCCGACGGCATGCGCCAAGATGTCCCCTTGACCGACAAGCGGTCCGTGGCCCGGGCCGTGCTCGACGCCGTCGTCGCCCTCCGGGGAGCGACACCGCACGAGTCCACCGACGAGAGCCGGGCCGACGCCCGTAGCGAGGAGCAGCAGTGA
- the metK gene encoding methionine adenosyltransferase: MTSWTFTSESVTEGHPDKIADQISDAILDAMLAQDPASRVACETLVTTGLAVVAGEITTSGYVDIPKIVRATINEIGYDRESYGYDGNTVGVMVSLDEQSVDIAQGVDDSEEVRSGVSGEDLLNQQGAGDQGMMFGYACRETDVLMPLPIHTAHRMAERLAEVRKSGAVPYLRPDGKTQVTFDYEDNTPVRLRTVLISTQHNDGIDREDAIRPDLIDQVIRPVVPEQFADDDYEVFVNPTGRFVIGGPVGDAGLTGRKIIVDTYGGMARHGGGAFSGKDPSKVDRSAAYAARWVAKNVVASGAADRCEVQVAYAIGVAHPVSLMVETFGTSTVDPEAIASAVREVFDLRPAAISRDLDLRRPIYRPTAAYGHFGRTGDGFTWERTDRVDQLRSALGL; the protein is encoded by the coding sequence GTGACGAGTTGGACCTTCACCTCGGAGTCCGTGACCGAGGGCCACCCCGACAAGATCGCCGACCAGATCTCCGACGCCATCCTCGACGCCATGCTGGCCCAGGATCCGGCCAGCCGGGTGGCGTGCGAGACCCTCGTCACGACCGGGCTGGCCGTCGTGGCCGGTGAGATCACCACCTCCGGCTACGTCGACATCCCCAAGATCGTCCGGGCCACCATCAACGAGATCGGCTACGACCGCGAGAGCTACGGCTACGACGGCAACACCGTCGGCGTGATGGTCAGCCTCGACGAGCAGTCCGTCGACATCGCCCAGGGCGTCGACGACAGCGAGGAGGTGCGCTCCGGGGTGTCCGGCGAGGACCTGCTCAACCAGCAGGGGGCCGGCGACCAGGGGATGATGTTCGGCTACGCCTGCCGTGAGACCGACGTGTTGATGCCGCTTCCCATCCACACCGCCCACCGCATGGCCGAGCGCCTCGCCGAGGTCCGCAAGTCCGGTGCGGTGCCGTACCTGCGCCCCGACGGCAAGACCCAGGTCACCTTCGACTACGAGGACAACACCCCCGTGCGGTTGCGCACGGTGCTGATCAGCACCCAGCACAACGACGGCATCGACCGCGAGGACGCCATCCGCCCGGACCTCATCGACCAGGTCATCCGCCCGGTGGTGCCCGAGCAGTTCGCCGACGACGACTACGAGGTCTTCGTGAACCCGACCGGTCGCTTCGTCATCGGTGGGCCCGTCGGCGACGCCGGGCTGACCGGCCGCAAGATCATCGTCGACACCTACGGCGGCATGGCCCGCCACGGCGGCGGCGCCTTCTCGGGCAAGGACCCCTCCAAGGTCGACCGCTCGGCCGCCTACGCCGCGCGGTGGGTGGCCAAGAACGTGGTGGCCAGCGGCGCGGCCGACCGCTGCGAGGTCCAGGTCGCCTACGCCATCGGGGTGGCCCACCCCGTCTCGCTGATGGTCGAGACGTTCGGGACCTCGACGGTCGACCCCGAGGCCATCGCCTCCGCCGTCCGGGAGGTCTTCGACCTCCGCCCGGCCGCCATCAGCCGCGACCTCGACCTGCGCCGGCCGATCTACCGCCCGACAGCCGCCTACGGGCACTTCGGGCGCACCGGCGACGGCTTCACGTGGGAGCGCACCGACCGGGTCGACCAGCTCCGCTCCGCGCTGGGCCTGTAG